Proteins from one Sarcophilus harrisii chromosome 2, mSarHar1.11, whole genome shotgun sequence genomic window:
- the INAFM2 gene encoding putative transmembrane protein INAFM2: MKERDSAPAERGKPATYTGDKKAKMAAKTNKKWVRLATVFAYVLSVSLAAIVLAVYYSLIWQPVGAGTSGGPGGPPPGPSNATVTAPAGTPGAAPGAPNATASPRTEAPQDAPPLQNAGTPARPPGRSREPEEEAPAAAPGSR, encoded by the coding sequence ATGAAGGAACGAGACTCGGCCCCGGCCGAGCGGGGCAAGCCGGCCACCTACACCGGGGACAAGAAGGCGAAGATGGCGGCCAAGACCAACAAGAAGTGGGTCCGGCTCGCCACCGTGTTCGCCTACGTGCTGTCCGTGTCCCTGGCCGCCATCGTCCTCGCCGTCTACTATAGCCTCATTTGGCAGCCGGTGGGGGCCGGCACTTCTGGGGGTCCCGGCGGCCCGCCCCCCGGCCCCTCCAACGCCACGGTCACGGCGCCGGCCGGAACCCCAGGGGCAGCGCCAGGGGCGCCCAACGCCACGGCCTCGCCGAGGACCGAGGCTCCTCAAGATGCGCCCCCGCTGCAGAACGCTGGGACCCCGGCCCGGCCGCCTGGCCGGTCCCGAGAGCCAGAGGAGGAA